TTCAACACCCAGGGCTGTTTGTGCGGAAACTGTAGCGTTACGAAGTATGTCTAGGCAAGCTTTGCCGCGAAGATTGGCATTCGGGCGACTGGATAGACTGCGTTGAATTTGAGTGCTGTGATTAGATTTGACTGTAAATTTGTTAGAATGGAGAAGTTTTTCCCACTGCTCTGGAGTGTAGCTTTGTATGGCTGTTGTTGCTAAGGTTTCCTCTAGTTGATCAAACAGTGCTCTGCCTTGCTCGTTTTCTGGAGGAGATACATCGACGAGCAGTATATAGGCACCTTTCTTACAGACTCTTTTAATTTCCTTAAGAACAGCTAATGTGTCAGTAATTTCGTGCAGGGATAATCGTGCTGCCACCAAGTCAAAAGAATCGTTTTCAAATGGCAGATTGCAAATGTCACCTTCTACCAAAGTATAACGATCATTGTGGCCTAGCCAGTCTAGCATTTCTCCCGCTTTTTTTAGAGATGTGCCGTCTAGGTCTACCAATTTCAATGTGCGACTATGGTCTAATAGTTGGAGGGTAAAACGACCACCGCCTGCTCCCAGATCCAAGCAGTTTTCTACGGACATAGGGGTTAGTAGCTTGGCTACTATGTGGAGATCTGGTGGAAATAGGTCTTTTCTTTTACAAGGATATTCGGAGTATGGATATTCGTATAGAATGAAGTGATC
Above is a genomic segment from Rubritalea squalenifaciens DSM 18772 containing:
- a CDS encoding class I SAM-dependent methyltransferase; the encoded protein is MTAETRESFMGDLDSIPVLTGISPETKAKIYKHIFAQLLPAGSLLTAQSHDSDMVFIIVEGCCRLHDAGNLTSQSFPAAGHVIGACTTHHSVTLASKGAVLAFPKSLLKANNILDHFILYEYPYSEYPCKRKDLFPPDLHIVAKLLTPMSVENCLDLGAGGGRFTLQLLDHSRTLKLVDLDGTSLKKAGEMLDWLGHNDRYTLVEGDICNLPFENDSFDLVAARLSLHEITDTLAVLKEIKRVCKKGAYILLVDVSPPENEQGRALFDQLEETLATTAIQSYTPEQWEKLLHSNKFTVKSNHSTQIQRSLSSRPNANLRGKACLDILRNATVSAQTALGVEWENGEPSWIDSRTVLLAQNID